The following are from one region of the Nocardioides marmotae genome:
- a CDS encoding ABC transporter substrate-binding protein has product MTTSLCTRSRASRARRGVVLLVVVAAASLAACGSRVAPATIAGSSGSGVAGVAPGTDGGLDGATPGSGTGPASAGAGGSDGGPGSTSAGGTGTGTAPGAAPGAGGGGEAPGAGAQGEGENAADGGVKAGSCDGFENQVGITDDTITVANVSDISGPVPGIFESAQQATRAYAAYVNATGDICGRSLKVLDLDSRSDAGADQQAYARACEQAFAAVGSMSAFDSGGARTAEECGLPDIRSYSVNGDRTACTTCFAAYAVQPDLVPNAMPQYWAKKAPEAVKSVAMFYVNAGAAPANAASFRAAWEKNGWDVKVFEAIDTAEFNYAPYVQQAKDAGARLVNYTGPYQFTVRLQQAMKQQGFEPEIFLQDATVQDQRYVDEAGADGEGTYVYSQTPLFDDYSVAEMKLYRSWLQQVDPGAQPNTYGVFAWSAARLFVEQAIALGGRLTRDALVQRMARVEDWTGNGIHVPQQVGAETTADCASIIQLRNGTWKKVSPGEYLCGSMTNTGLGG; this is encoded by the coding sequence ATGACCACCTCGCTGTGCACCCGCTCCCGCGCCTCACGGGCGCGCCGGGGCGTGGTGCTGCTCGTCGTGGTCGCCGCCGCGTCGCTGGCCGCCTGCGGCTCGCGGGTGGCCCCCGCCACCATCGCGGGGAGCAGCGGCAGCGGCGTGGCGGGCGTGGCCCCGGGCACCGACGGGGGCCTCGACGGCGCGACCCCCGGCTCCGGCACCGGCCCGGCCTCCGCCGGCGCGGGCGGCTCCGACGGTGGTCCCGGCTCGACCTCCGCGGGCGGAACGGGCACCGGCACCGCCCCCGGCGCCGCGCCGGGCGCCGGAGGCGGCGGGGAGGCCCCGGGCGCCGGCGCCCAGGGCGAGGGGGAGAACGCCGCCGACGGCGGGGTGAAGGCCGGGTCGTGCGACGGGTTCGAGAACCAGGTCGGCATCACCGACGACACGATCACCGTCGCGAACGTCTCGGACATCTCCGGCCCGGTGCCGGGCATCTTCGAGTCCGCCCAGCAGGCGACCCGGGCCTACGCGGCGTACGTCAACGCCACCGGCGACATCTGCGGGCGCTCGCTGAAGGTGCTCGACCTCGACAGCCGCTCCGACGCCGGCGCCGACCAGCAGGCCTACGCCCGGGCGTGCGAGCAGGCCTTCGCCGCGGTCGGGTCGATGTCGGCCTTCGACTCCGGCGGGGCGAGGACGGCCGAGGAGTGCGGCCTGCCCGACATCCGGTCCTACTCCGTCAACGGCGACCGCACCGCCTGCACGACCTGCTTCGCGGCGTACGCCGTGCAGCCCGACCTCGTGCCGAACGCGATGCCGCAGTACTGGGCCAAGAAGGCGCCCGAGGCCGTGAAGTCCGTCGCGATGTTCTACGTCAACGCCGGCGCCGCCCCCGCGAACGCCGCGAGCTTCCGCGCCGCGTGGGAGAAGAACGGCTGGGACGTGAAGGTCTTCGAGGCCATCGACACCGCGGAGTTCAACTACGCGCCCTACGTCCAGCAGGCCAAGGACGCCGGCGCCCGGCTGGTCAACTACACCGGCCCCTACCAGTTCACCGTCCGGCTCCAGCAGGCCATGAAGCAGCAGGGCTTCGAGCCGGAGATCTTCCTCCAGGACGCCACCGTCCAGGACCAGCGGTACGTCGACGAGGCCGGCGCGGACGGCGAGGGCACCTACGTCTACTCCCAGACGCCGCTCTTCGACGACTACTCGGTCGCGGAGATGAAGCTCTACCGCTCCTGGCTGCAGCAGGTCGACCCCGGCGCCCAGCCCAACACCTACGGCGTCTTCGCCTGGTCCGCGGCGCGGCTCTTCGTCGAGCAGGCGATCGCGCTGGGCGGCCGGCTGACCCGCGACGCGCTGGTCCAGCGGATGGCCCGCGTCGAGGACTGGACCGGGAACGGCATCCACGTCCCGCAGCAGGTCGGCGCGGAGACCACCGCCGACTGCGCCTCGATCATCCAGCTCCGCAACGGGACGTGGAAGAAGGTCTCGCCGGGCGAGTACCTCTGCGGCTCGATGACGAACACCGGCCTGGGAGGCTGA